The sequence TCGGTGAGCGAGACGTGCACCTCCTCGAAGGCACGGCCCGAGCGATAGCTGAGCTTGAAGGCGAGATAGAGCAGCCCGACGTCGGCCAGCATGAAGAGCGCGATCGGCCAGGCGCCGAGCACGTAGAACCGCATGCCGGACCAGAACGCCACCGCGAGCGCGATCAGCATCATCGTGAGGAAGCCGCGGCGGCCGAGCGAGCGGTGCGGCGTGAGCGTCGCGGAAAAGAACGGCGCCTCCGGATCGTTCGGCTCGATTGTGTTGCTCTCGGTCATCGCCCCCAATTATAGAACCGAAATGGCAGATTCGAAGACCTCCAGGCGCACGACGGCCGCCGCCAAGCCGGCAAACTCGGCGCGTGGGGCATCCGGCACCGGCACGACCCGCCGCAAAGCGCTCTCGACCCGGCGAACCTCCTACACGAAGGCGGAAATCGAGGAGATCTTTTCCCGCTTCGCCGCCCGCGACCCGGAGCCGCGGGGCGAGCTTCTCTACGTCAACCCGTTCACGCTTCTGGTCGCGGTCGTGCTGTCCGCCCAGGCGACCGACGTCGGCGTGAACAAGGCGACGCGCGGCCTGTTCGCGGCAGCCTCGACGCCTGCGGAAATGGTCGCCCTCGGCGAGGAGGGCGTCCGCGAACACATCCGCACCATCGGGCTCTACCGGAACAAGGCGAAGAACGTGATCGCGCTGTCCCTGGCGCTGATCGCCGAGCACGGCGGCGAGGTGCCCCACGACCGCGACGCGCTCCAGGCGCTTCCCGGCGTCGGCCGCAAGACCGCCAACGTGGTGCTGAACATCGCCTTCGGCGACCCGACCATCGCCGTCGACACCCACATCTTCCGGATCGCCAACCGGATCGGGCTCGCTCCGGGCAAGACGACGGACGCCGTCGAGGCGCACCTGGAAAAGGTGATTCCGGCCGCCTTCAAGCAGCATGCCCATCACTGGCTGATCCTGCACGGGCGCTATGTCTGCAAGGCGCGCAAGCCCGACTGCACGGCCTGCCTGATCGCCGACATCTGCAAGAGCCCCGAAAAGACGCTTCCCGCCTGAGCCCCTGGCCACGGGGCCCAAGAGGTCGACCCCCGCTCCGGCCTCGACTAAAAAGGGATCATCATGAGCTTACCGCCGATTCCGCCCTCGCCGGCCGTGTTCCTGGACTTCGACGGCACCCTGGTCGGCTTTGCCGACGCGCCGGACGCGATCGAGGTCGATCCGGATCTCGTGGACCTCCTGGGGCGTTTGCGCGGGCGGACCGACGGCGCGCTCGCCGTCGTCACCGGTCGCCGGGTCGATGAGATCGACCGTTTCCTGAAGCCCCTGGTCCTGCCGGTCGCCGGCCTGCACGGCATCGAACGGCGGTCCCACGAGGACGCGGAGATCCTCTCGCTTCCCAGTTCCGAGCAGGTGCGCCGGTTGCGCGACCGGCTGCAGACCATGTCGATTCTCGGAGACGGGGTGAACCTGGAAGACAAGGGCAGCGGCCTGGCCGTCCACTACCGCCTCGCACCCCACGCCGAAGCGGACGTGAAGGCCGCGCTTCGCGATGCCGTCAGCGATCTGGAAGAGCTGCACCTGATCGAAGGCAAGATGGTGGTCGAGGCCAAGCGGAGCGACGTCAACAAGGGCGTCGCGATCGCGGACTTCATGGAGCTGCCGGATTTCCGCAACCGCATCCCGGTCTTTCTCGGCGACGACGTCACCGACGAGGACGGCTTCCATCTGGTGGATCGCCTCGGCGGCGTCACCGTGAAAGTCGGCGACGGGCCCAGCCATGCCCGCTACCGTCTGGCCAACCATCAGGCCGTACTGGACTGGCTCGACCGGATCACGAAATCGGAGACATCGATCGTTCCATGAGTTCCCTGGACCTCGGCCTGATAGGCAACTGTTCGATTTCGGTCCTCATCGACCGCTGGGCCCGGGTTGTGTGGTGGTGCCTGCCGCGCTTCGACGGCGACCCGGTGTTCCACCAGCTGCTCGGCAGCCGGTCCGGCGATCCGGCCGACGGTGCGTTCTCGATCGAAGTCGAAGGACAGGTCCGCACCGAGCAGAGCTACATCACCAACACCGCGATCCTCTCCACCAGGATCTACACCGAGGACGGGTCGTCGGTCGAAATCCTGGATCACGCCCCCCGCTTCGAGGGGCGTGGACGGATGTTCCGGCCGATGCAGTTCGTCCGCCAGATCAAGCCCATCGACGGGCGGCCGCGCATCCGCATCCGGATCCGGCCCGTGTTCGGATGGGCCAGACAGGCCCCGGAAATCACCTCCGGCTCCAACCACATCCGCTATGTCGGCGACGGCATGACCCTGCGCATGACGACCAATGCGCCGGTGACCTACATCCGCAACGAGACGTGGTTCCAGCTCGACCGGGAACTGGCCCTCTTCCTCGGCCCCGACGAGACCCTGACAGACCATCCCGTCAAGATCGCCCACACCTTCGTGGAGAACACCGAAGCCTACTGGCGCGGCTGGTCGCGCCGGCTCGGCCTGCCCCGGGAGTGGCAGGAGGCGGTGATCCGCGCGGCGATCACCTTGAAGATGTGCACCTTCGAGGAGACCGGCGCCATCGTGGCGGCGATCACCACCTCCATTCCCGAGGCGCCGAACTCGGGCCGCACCTGGGATTATCGCTACTGCTGGCTGCGCGACGCGTTCTTCGTGGTCCGCGCCCTCAACGGCCTCTCCGATCTGGAGACGATGGAGAACTATCTCCGCTACATCCAGAACATCATCGCGCTGACCGAGGGCGGCCACGTTCAGCCGGTCTACGGGATCGGGCTGGAGAGCGCGCTGGTGGAAGGCACCGTGGATCTGCCCGGATATCGCGGCATGGGTCCGGTCCGGACCGGCAACCAGGCCTACGAGCACTTCCAGCACGACGTCTACGGCAACATCGTTCTCGGCGCGGCCCAGGCCTTTTTCGACCGGCGCCTGCTGCGTCCCTCCGGTGTCGAGGATTTCCGCCTCCTGGAAAAGATCGGCGAGCGCGCCTACGAGCTGTTCGACAAGCCCGATGCCGGCATGTGGGAACTCAGGACCCGGGCGCGCGTGCACACCTCGTCCAGCCTGATGTGCTGGGCCGCCCTGGACCGCCTCGCCAAGATCGCCAACGAGCTGGGGCTGGATCCGAAGAAGTGGCGGGCCCGGGCCGACGAGGTCCGCGACACGATCCTGGAGCGCTCCTGGAACGAGGAACTCGGCGCCTTCGCGGAGAGTTTCGAGGGCAGCGATCTCGACGCCGGCCTGCTTCTGGCCGCCGAGGTCGGGCTGGTCTCCCCCACCGACCCCCGCTTCGTGTCCACGGTGGACAAGATCGGAGAAGCGCTTCGCCATGGCGACCACCTCTATCGCTACGCGATCGCAGACGATTTCGGCCGGCCTGAAACCGCCTTCAATATTTGTACGTTCTGGTACATAGACGCGCTCGCCCGGATCGGTCGCGTCGAAGAAGCGCGGGAGATCTACGAGTCCATGCTGGCGTGCCGGAACCATCTCGGCCTGTTGTCGGAAGACGTCGACCCGGCCACCGGCGAACTCTGGGGGAATTTTCCGCAGACATATTCTATGGTCGGCATAATCAACGGCGCCATGCGGCTCAGCCGGCGTTGGGACAAGATGGTCTGAGGGAAGAATGGGACGCCTGGTCGTTGTATCGAATCGTGTCGGACCGCTGCAGGACACCGGGCGGGCCGGCGGACTCGCCGTCGCCCTGGTCGATGTTCTGAGAGAACGCGGCGGAGTCTGGTTCGGCTGGTCGGGGAAGATTTCCGAGGAAGGCACCTTCTCGCCGTTGCGCGAACAGAGTTCGGGGAACGTCCGCGTCGCCACGATCGACCTGTCGGAAACCGACTACAACGAGTACTACGCCGGCTATGCAAACCGCTGCCTCTGGCCGACCATGCACTACCGGCTCGACCTGACCGATTTCGACCGGAAGTTCGACGAGGGCTATCGGCGCGTCAACGAGCGCTTCGCGGCACGGCTCAAGCCGCTGCTGGAGCCGGACGACATCATCTGGGTGCACGACTACCATTTCATGCTTCTGGGCGCGCAGCTTCGCGCCATGGGGGTGGAGAACCCGATCGGGTTCTTCCTGCACATCCCCTTCCCGGTGCCCGAGGTGCTCACCGCGCTGCCGAACCATGCCGGGCTGGTGCGTTCGCTGCTTGCCTACGACCTGATCGGCTTCCAGTCCACCCGGGACGCCTCGGCGCTCCGGCGGTATCTGGTCGAGGAGGCGGGCGCCGACGAGACCTCCGACGGGGCGATGCACGTGCTCGGCCGCAAGGTGCATCTGGACGCGTTCCCGATCGGCATCGACGCGGAAACCTTTGCCGGCTATGCAGTCTCAGGCGAGGGTCAGCGCAACTTCCGCCGCCTGAAGACGCTGCTGAACGGCCAGATCCAGATGATCGGCGTCGACCGGATCGACTATTCCAAGGGACTGCCGGAACGCTTCCGCGCGGTCGAGCGCCTGTTCGAGGACTATCCGGAGAACCGCGGGCGGGTGTCGTTCATGCAGGTGGCGCCGCCGTCGCGGTCTGAAGTGCGGGCCTATTCCGACATCCAGCGGACGCTGGAGGGCCTCACCGGGCGCATCAACGGCAAGTTCTCCGACATCGACTGGACGCCGATCTCCTTCCTCACCCAATCGCTGCCCCGGCGCGCGCTGGCCGGCATCTACCGGGCGAGCCTGATCGGCCTCGTCACCCCGCTGCGCGACGGCATGAATCTGGTGGCCAAGGAGTACGTCGCCGCGCAGGATCCGGAAGATCCGGGCGTGCTGGTCCTGTCGCGGTTCGCAGGTGCTGCGGAGGAACTGCGCGAGGCGCTGATCGTCAATCCCTATTCCATCGACGCGATCGCCGAGGCGCTCCAGACCGGCATCCGCATGCCTCAGGACGAGCGCAAGGAGCGCTGGGAACGGCTCTATGGCCGGATCACCAAGACCACCGCCGCCAGCTGGTCCCGCACCTTCATCGAGCGGCTGACCGACGCCGCCGAGCACGGACGCTAAAAACGTCACCTCAGGCCGGCGCGCGTCCCAGCGCATAGACCTGGTCCCTGCCGATCGCGAAGGTCCGGACCTCGCGCCGGGACGGCCACAGCCGGTCGAACGGGGCGGAGCGGATGTCGAGGCCGCCCGTCAGCGCGCCGAAGGCCGGCATCACCGCCCGCCGGCCGCACCCCACGAAGCAGCGGCAGCGCACCGAGCGGCCGCGGCCGGTCACCCGGGCCACCGGATGAAGGTGGCCGGCGATCTCGTTGGTCGCCGGATCGGCTTCCGGTTCGTGGCGGAAGACCACCCCGCCGATCTCGATTTCCGGGGTAACCGTCCCGCCCCAGTCGGTCGGCGGCGCCGGATCGTGGTTCCCGGTCACCCAGACCCACTCCCGCCCTTCGATCAGCCCGGCCAGCACCTCCTGGGCGGAGGCCGGAAGCCGTTCGCCGGCGCTGCGATCGTGGAAGGAATCGCCGAGCGCGATCACCCGGGCCGGAGCGTAGTCCGCGATCACCCGCGCCAGCCGGGCCAGCGTGATGTCGCTGTCATAGGGCGGCAGGAAGGTCCGCCGGCGCGCGAACGAACTCGCCTTCTCCAGATGCAGGTCGGCGACCACCAGCGTGTCCTGGTCCGGCCAGTAGGCCGCGCCCGAGGGATCGAGCACGGCCGCCATCCCGCCGATCTCGACGAGACGATGGGTCCGGACGGTGGTGAGCGGCGCCGCCGCGGTCATGCCATTGCTTCCTCGATCAATGCCTCGCCGGAGTCCGCCAGGATGGATTCGTCGGCCTCTCCGCCGACGGCTTCCTTGCCGATATCGAGCAAAATCGGCACGGCGAGCGGCGAGACCCGGGTCAGGTGTTTATGGACGATTCGCCCGTTGATGCGCGAGAGCATCTCGCCGAGGCGGCCGATGTCCAGCAGCCCCGTGGAGGCGTCGGCCCAGGTCGCCTTGAGCAGAATATGGTCCGGCTCGTGATCGCGCAGCACGTCGTAGACGAGATCGGTCGACACGGTCACCTGCCGGCCGGACTTCTCGGTGCCGGTGTGGCGCTGCTCGATGAGTTGGGAAACCACCGCGCAGGCCCGGAACGTGCGCTTGAGCAGATAGCTCTCCGCCAACCACGCCTCCAGGTCGTCGCCCAGGAGATCCTCCTCGAACAAATCGGACACCGCCATCCGGCCGCGGGCGATCATCGCGCCCATGTCCTCCAGCCCCCAGATCGCCAGCGCGTAGTCGGAGGCAACGAACCCGGTCGGCTTGGCGCCGAGCCGCTCCAGCCGCCGGGTCAGAAGCATGCCGAGCGTCTGGTGGGCGAGCCGCCCCTCGAACGGATAGGCCACCATGTAGTGCCGGTCGGCGCGCGGAAAGGTTTCGACCAGCAGTTCCTCGCGGGTCGGCAGCACCGAGCGCAGCTTCTGCATGGCGAGCCACTCGCCGACCTGGGCCGGCAGCCTATCCCAGCTCCCCTCGTCGGCGAGCAGGCCGCGCACGCCTTCCGCCAGATAGGTGGACAGCGGAAACTTGCCGCCGGCATAGACCGGGATCTTCGGCGTGTCGTCGCGGGCCTTGGTGACCAGCACCTCCTGCTCGCGCATCGCCTCGAACCGGATCACCTGGCCGGCGAACATGAAGGTGTCGCCCGGCGCCATGGTCTCGATGAAATATTCCTCGATCTCCCCGAGGAGCCGGCCGCGGCCGCGCAAGAGCCCGCCCTTGCCCTTCGACACCATCCGGATCTTGACCAGCGGCGCCTCGACGATGGTGCCCACGTTCAGCCGGTAGCGCTGGCCCACGCTCGGATGGGAGAGCCGGTAGCGGCCGTCCTTCGTCTTCCGGATCTTGGCGAAGCGCTCGTAGGCGCGCAGCGCGTAGCCGCCGGTCGCCACGAAATCGACCACCCGGTCGAACGTCGCCCGGTCGAGCGCCCGGTAGGGATAGGCCGTGGTCACCTCGGCGTGGAGCGCCGCCGGATCGAACGGTGCCGAACAGGCCGCCCCCAGCACGTGCTGGGCGAGCACGTCGAGGGCGCCGTCGCGGATCGGCGGCGTGTCCTGGGCGCCCAGATAGTTGGCGTCCAGCGCCGCCCGGCATTCCATCACCTCGAACCGGTTGGCCGGCACCAGCAGCGCCTTGGACGGCTCGTCGAAGCGGTGGTTGGCGCGGCCGATGCGTTGGGCGAGCCGGCTCGCGCCCTTCGGCGCGCCCACGTGAATGACCAGATCGACGTCGCCCCAGTCGATGCCGAGATCGAGCGTCGAGGTGCACACCACCGCCTTCAGCCGGTTGTCGGCCATCGCCGCCTCGACCTTGCGCCGCTGGCCGCGATCCAGCGACCCGTGATGCAGCGCGATCGGCAGCGTGTCCTCGTTGATGCGCCACAGCTCGTGAAACAGCATCTCCGCCTGGCTGCGGGTGTTGACGAACACCAGCGTCGTCTTGTGGGCGCGGATCGCCTCGTAGACCGCCGGCAGCGCCCAGCGCGCCGAATGCCCCGACCACGGAATGCGCTCCTCCGCCTCCACGATGCGGATGTCCGGCTTGGCGCCGCCCGGCACCTCGACGATGTCGGCCATCCGCCTTGTTTCGCCCGACTGCGGCACCAGCCAGGCGCGCAAGCCCTCCGGGTCGGCCACCGTCGCCGACAGGCCCACCGTCCTCAGATCCGGCGCATGCCGCCTGAGCCCGGCCAGCCCCAGCGCCAGGAGATCGCCGCGCTTGGAGGTGACGAGGGCGTGCAGCTCGTCGAGCACCACCGTGGTCAGTTCGGAAAACAGCCGGTCGGCGCGCGGATCGGCCAGAAGCAGCGCGACCTGTTCCGGCGTCGTCAGCAGGATGTCCGGCGGCGACCGTTTCTGGCGCTGGCGGCGGCTGGCGGGCGTGTCGCCGGTCCGGGTCTCCACGGAGACCGGCAGCCCCATTTCCGCGACCGGCGCCTCCAGATTGCGGGCGATGTCGACGGCCAGCGCCTTGAGCGGCGAGATATAGAGCGTATGCGGGCCTTCCCGCGCCACCGGCCGGCGCCGCGTCTGCTTCTCCGCATGAAGCGCCACCAGGCTCGGCAGGAAGCCGGCCAGCGTTTTGCCGGCCCCGGTAGGCGCGATCAGGAGGGCGGATCGGCCCTCGCGCGCCCGGGCGAGCAGCTCCAGCTGATGCGGCCGGGGCGTCCAGCCGCGCGACAGGAACCAGCCGGCGAACGGCTCGGGCAGGATCGCCTCATCAGCGGAAACGGGCGCATCGGTGCGGGCGGTCACGAGCCTTGCCCAGAACGGAACGGAAACATCGACCCATTCCAACCCCGGATCGGGCCGCGATGCAAGGCGCGATCGCTCACGCCGCCCGGTGCCACTCCGGTTCCGGCAGTCCGGCTTCCGCCAGTGCCGCCTTCTGGCGGGCGGCGATGCCGTCTTCGTCGACGCCGGCGATCGCCGACTGAAAGAGTTCGTAGAAGTTCAGCTCGGCATCGAGGTGCAGGAACACCGCGCCCAGCCCGATCGCGGCGCGGTCCATGAACACGAACTCGCGCGGCACCGTCACCGGCCCCTTTTCCTTCAGCGCCTGATGCACCGAGAACGCCTCGCGGCGGCCGTAATCGCCGGGCTTGGTGCCGTCGGCGATGGTGCGCACCCGGTCGTCCAGAAGCGGGCCGTAAATGAAGCGCGCCCAGATGTTGAGGACGTCGATCAGGTCGTTGGACAGGCCCTTGAAGCCCCAGCGCTCGTAGGCCGCCACGATCCGGTCGCGGTCGTCGTTGGCGAGCCCGTGATAGAGCTCCAGCACGCCGGAGATGAAGGCCGGCGGGAAGATCCGGATGCAGCCATAGTCGAGCAGGTTGATGCCGGCCGGCCTGCCCTCTTCCTCGTAGACCGAATAGTTGCCGAGATGCGGATCGCCGTGGATCACGCCAACCCGGGCGAACGGCCGCCACCAGGCGCGAAACAGCGTCTCGGCCAGCCGGTTGCGGTCTTCGAGCGAATGGTCCCGGAACTCCAGAAGCCGGCGCCCATCGAGCCAGGTCAGCGTCAGGAGGCGTCGGGTCGAGAGTTCGTCATGCACGTCGGGCACGTTGATGCCGGGCTCCTCGGACAGGACCGACTTGTAGAGCCGCGCCGAGCGGGCCTCGCGCTTGTAGTCCAGCTCTTCGCGCAGGCGCTCGCCGATCTCCTCGGCGATCTGGCTGGTGTCGAGGGCGGGGCGCATACGGCGGTGGATGGAGAAGATCCACGACAGCTGCTTCAGGTCCGCCTCGACGGCGGAATCCATATCCGGATACTGCAGCTTGCAGGCAAGCCGCGTGCCCTCGTGGGAGACGGCCCGATGCACCTGGCCGAGGGAGGCGGCCGCCGCCGGCTCGTGCTCGAAGGAGGCGAACTTCGATTTCCAGTCGGCGCCGAGTTCCGCCGCCATCCGGCGCTTCACGAAGGCCCAGCCCATCGGCGGCGCGTCCGACTGCAGGGTGGACAGCTCCGCCGCATATTCCGGCGGCAGCGCATCGGGGATCGTGGACAGGAGCTGGGCCACCTTCATCAGCGGGCCCTTGAGGTTGCCCAGCGCGGCGGCCAGTTCGCCGGCGTGCTCGCCGCGCTCCAGATCCATGCCGAAGAAGCGCGCGCCGATCATCTTGGCGGCGACGCCCGACATGCCGGTCCCGACCCGGGCATAGCGCGCCGCCCGCCCGGAAAACCTGTTGCGCTCGCTGTCCGATCGCCCGTCAGTCGCCATGGTCGTCCGCCTTTGCGAAGAGAGTGCAGCCGACTATCTAGCCTTTCCGCGCGGGAAGGCCAGAGCGAACCCGATCTGTCCGATCGACGCAGGGGAAGTGCTCTCGTGCCTGATCCCTCACGCCGAGTGCGCTTGCGCGCACCGGCTCCGGGAGGGCGGCCTCCGGCCGGCGGACGGTCGTCCGCTGGTGGGATGGAGGCCGGTAGGCGGAAGCTGTTTCACACCGGGGCGCCAGTCACCAACCTGCGCACGGGACGGAAAACCGGTTCCCACTTTTCTTGGGATTTCCTTATTTCCAGCCGCAGGTTCCGGGCGGAAAAGTGGGACCCACTTTTCCTGAACCTGCTCTACCGTCGCATCATCATCAGGCCGCCGATCACGATGGCGAGCGCGGCGAGAAAGATCAGAAGCACGACCATCGCGGCCGCGCCGATGATCGCGCCCAGGGTCTTCCAGAAGCCCACGGTGGCGATCAGGATGATCAGGATAAGAAAGAAAATCAGCGGCATCTGAGGCCCTCCTCGCGGTTCCGGACAGTCTGATGTAGCGGGATCATGAGACCGGTCTCGGCCCCTCGCTGGCAAACCGCTTGGCGATGGCCGGCCAGATGTCCATGTCCGGAAAGCGCTCGAACGAGATTGTCGCCCCGGTCTGAACGCCCGGCAGGCGCTCCGCGGTCTGGGTCTCCACGAACGGCAGCACCCATGAGGGATCGTCGAGCATCGGCGCCCGCATGTTCATGAAGCCCATTTCCGTCAGGTCGGTGTAGATCCAGGACAGGCAGTGCGGGCAGAACATGTGCCTGAGCGGCCCCTCCTTGAGGCCGCCGCGCACCGGCTCGGCCCCGCTCACCTGAAAACCGTTCACAGGGATCGCGACGCTGAGCGAATAGGCGCCGCCCGTCATCCGCTGACAGCCGCGACAGTGGCATGCCGTGGTCAGGATCGGCGGCGCGCTGACCGTCATCGCCACCTGACCGCACCGGCAGTGCGCCGCAAGAGGCAGGCCCCAGCCCCGCTCGCCGCTCGCATCGTCCATTGCCCCGCCCCTTCTGTCCGCTGTCGACCGCGTTCGGCCCGGTGAGGCCCCCTGCAGTCAGCCCTTTTCCTGTTCCAGCTCGTCGATCATGCGCTCGATCACGCCGAGCCCCTTCTGCCAGAAGGACGGGTCCCGTGCATCAAGCCCGAACGGAGCCAGGAGTTCCGAATGGTGCTTGGTGCCGCCGGCGCGCAGCATGTCGAAATACCGGTCCTGGAAGCCGGATTCCGCGTTCTCATAGACCGCGTAGAGCGAATTCACCAGACAGTCGCCGAACGCATAGGCGTAGACATAGAACGGCGAATGGATGAAGTGGGGAATGTAGGTCCAGTAGGTCTCGTAGCCGTCGGCGAGCCGGATCGCCGGGCCGAGGCTCTCGCGCTGGACGTCGAGCCAGATCT is a genomic window of Amorphus orientalis containing:
- a CDS encoding DUF2244 domain-containing protein, translating into MTESNTIEPNDPEAPFFSATLTPHRSLGRRGFLTMMLIALAVAFWSGMRFYVLGAWPIALFMLADVGLLYLAFKLSYRSGRAFEEVHVSLTEVVVKQVAANGRMREHRFNPAWARLTVTRLADEGVTRLDLSSHGRSLVVGAFLNPDDRESFASAFGNALADARSGRARPA
- the nth gene encoding endonuclease III — its product is MADSKTSRRTTAAAKPANSARGASGTGTTRRKALSTRRTSYTKAEIEEIFSRFAARDPEPRGELLYVNPFTLLVAVVLSAQATDVGVNKATRGLFAAASTPAEMVALGEEGVREHIRTIGLYRNKAKNVIALSLALIAEHGGEVPHDRDALQALPGVGRKTANVVLNIAFGDPTIAVDTHIFRIANRIGLAPGKTTDAVEAHLEKVIPAAFKQHAHHWLILHGRYVCKARKPDCTACLIADICKSPEKTLPA
- the otsB gene encoding trehalose-phosphatase, producing the protein MSLPPIPPSPAVFLDFDGTLVGFADAPDAIEVDPDLVDLLGRLRGRTDGALAVVTGRRVDEIDRFLKPLVLPVAGLHGIERRSHEDAEILSLPSSEQVRRLRDRLQTMSILGDGVNLEDKGSGLAVHYRLAPHAEADVKAALRDAVSDLEELHLIEGKMVVEAKRSDVNKGVAIADFMELPDFRNRIPVFLGDDVTDEDGFHLVDRLGGVTVKVGDGPSHARYRLANHQAVLDWLDRITKSETSIVP
- a CDS encoding glycoside hydrolase family 15 protein encodes the protein MSSLDLGLIGNCSISVLIDRWARVVWWCLPRFDGDPVFHQLLGSRSGDPADGAFSIEVEGQVRTEQSYITNTAILSTRIYTEDGSSVEILDHAPRFEGRGRMFRPMQFVRQIKPIDGRPRIRIRIRPVFGWARQAPEITSGSNHIRYVGDGMTLRMTTNAPVTYIRNETWFQLDRELALFLGPDETLTDHPVKIAHTFVENTEAYWRGWSRRLGLPREWQEAVIRAAITLKMCTFEETGAIVAAITTSIPEAPNSGRTWDYRYCWLRDAFFVVRALNGLSDLETMENYLRYIQNIIALTEGGHVQPVYGIGLESALVEGTVDLPGYRGMGPVRTGNQAYEHFQHDVYGNIVLGAAQAFFDRRLLRPSGVEDFRLLEKIGERAYELFDKPDAGMWELRTRARVHTSSSLMCWAALDRLAKIANELGLDPKKWRARADEVRDTILERSWNEELGAFAESFEGSDLDAGLLLAAEVGLVSPTDPRFVSTVDKIGEALRHGDHLYRYAIADDFGRPETAFNICTFWYIDALARIGRVEEAREIYESMLACRNHLGLLSEDVDPATGELWGNFPQTYSMVGIINGAMRLSRRWDKMV
- a CDS encoding alpha,alpha-trehalose-phosphate synthase (UDP-forming); the encoded protein is MGRLVVVSNRVGPLQDTGRAGGLAVALVDVLRERGGVWFGWSGKISEEGTFSPLREQSSGNVRVATIDLSETDYNEYYAGYANRCLWPTMHYRLDLTDFDRKFDEGYRRVNERFAARLKPLLEPDDIIWVHDYHFMLLGAQLRAMGVENPIGFFLHIPFPVPEVLTALPNHAGLVRSLLAYDLIGFQSTRDASALRRYLVEEAGADETSDGAMHVLGRKVHLDAFPIGIDAETFAGYAVSGEGQRNFRRLKTLLNGQIQMIGVDRIDYSKGLPERFRAVERLFEDYPENRGRVSFMQVAPPSRSEVRAYSDIQRTLEGLTGRINGKFSDIDWTPISFLTQSLPRRALAGIYRASLIGLVTPLRDGMNLVAKEYVAAQDPEDPGVLVLSRFAGAAEELREALIVNPYSIDAIAEALQTGIRMPQDERKERWERLYGRITKTTAASWSRTFIERLTDAAEHGR
- the pdeM gene encoding ligase-associated DNA damage response endonuclease PdeM, with the translated sequence MTAAAPLTTVRTHRLVEIGGMAAVLDPSGAAYWPDQDTLVVADLHLEKASSFARRRTFLPPYDSDITLARLARVIADYAPARVIALGDSFHDRSAGERLPASAQEVLAGLIEGREWVWVTGNHDPAPPTDWGGTVTPEIEIGGVVFRHEPEADPATNEIAGHLHPVARVTGRGRSVRCRCFVGCGRRAVMPAFGALTGGLDIRSAPFDRLWPSRREVRTFAIGRDQVYALGRAPA
- a CDS encoding ligase-associated DNA damage response DEXH box helicase is translated as MTARTDAPVSADEAILPEPFAGWFLSRGWTPRPHQLELLARAREGRSALLIAPTGAGKTLAGFLPSLVALHAEKQTRRRPVAREGPHTLYISPLKALAVDIARNLEAPVAEMGLPVSVETRTGDTPASRRQRQKRSPPDILLTTPEQVALLLADPRADRLFSELTTVVLDELHALVTSKRGDLLALGLAGLRRHAPDLRTVGLSATVADPEGLRAWLVPQSGETRRMADIVEVPGGAKPDIRIVEAEERIPWSGHSARWALPAVYEAIRAHKTTLVFVNTRSQAEMLFHELWRINEDTLPIALHHGSLDRGQRRKVEAAMADNRLKAVVCTSTLDLGIDWGDVDLVIHVGAPKGASRLAQRIGRANHRFDEPSKALLVPANRFEVMECRAALDANYLGAQDTPPIRDGALDVLAQHVLGAACSAPFDPAALHAEVTTAYPYRALDRATFDRVVDFVATGGYALRAYERFAKIRKTKDGRYRLSHPSVGQRYRLNVGTIVEAPLVKIRMVSKGKGGLLRGRGRLLGEIEEYFIETMAPGDTFMFAGQVIRFEAMREQEVLVTKARDDTPKIPVYAGGKFPLSTYLAEGVRGLLADEGSWDRLPAQVGEWLAMQKLRSVLPTREELLVETFPRADRHYMVAYPFEGRLAHQTLGMLLTRRLERLGAKPTGFVASDYALAIWGLEDMGAMIARGRMAVSDLFEEDLLGDDLEAWLAESYLLKRTFRACAVVSQLIEQRHTGTEKSGRQVTVSTDLVYDVLRDHEPDHILLKATWADASTGLLDIGRLGEMLSRINGRIVHKHLTRVSPLAVPILLDIGKEAVGGEADESILADSGEALIEEAMA
- a CDS encoding ABC1 kinase family protein; the encoded protein is MATDGRSDSERNRFSGRAARYARVGTGMSGVAAKMIGARFFGMDLERGEHAGELAAALGNLKGPLMKVAQLLSTIPDALPPEYAAELSTLQSDAPPMGWAFVKRRMAAELGADWKSKFASFEHEPAAAASLGQVHRAVSHEGTRLACKLQYPDMDSAVEADLKQLSWIFSIHRRMRPALDTSQIAEEIGERLREELDYKREARSARLYKSVLSEEPGINVPDVHDELSTRRLLTLTWLDGRRLLEFRDHSLEDRNRLAETLFRAWWRPFARVGVIHGDPHLGNYSVYEEEGRPAGINLLDYGCIRIFPPAFISGVLELYHGLANDDRDRIVAAYERWGFKGLSNDLIDVLNIWARFIYGPLLDDRVRTIADGTKPGDYGRREAFSVHQALKEKGPVTVPREFVFMDRAAIGLGAVFLHLDAELNFYELFQSAIAGVDEDGIAARQKAALAEAGLPEPEWHRAA
- a CDS encoding GFA family protein → MDDASGERGWGLPLAAHCRCGQVAMTVSAPPILTTACHCRGCQRMTGGAYSLSVAIPVNGFQVSGAEPVRGGLKEGPLRHMFCPHCLSWIYTDLTEMGFMNMRAPMLDDPSWVLPFVETQTAERLPGVQTGATISFERFPDMDIWPAIAKRFASEGPRPVS